Proteins co-encoded in one Kutzneria chonburiensis genomic window:
- a CDS encoding sensor histidine kinase has translation MKRLTAAWRRLRLGTQLALALGALALVVFGLVGIVTTSLLHQYLDNRLSDQLSTTLAQFKASKGSIGLPQPGKIGHTSEHDPPIGIRVTFGPGSNVFLSDSNPAHAPVDDKQVIALAERALVAGPGPLHPETYIVAGGSRYRFMSVTIPGVAKQVAVVGLSEEDSEATIRRMIMVNLVCFGLALIVLVLVGQQVLRRGLRPLAGMAATAHTVASTDLTANAVDLSVRAKGEGGGIEVEELRSAFNVMIDHIEQSLVARSAAEQRLRQFVADASHELRTPLTSIRGYADLFAYAAANEPAERERHLGRMREEAGRMSLLLDDLLLLARLDGAEAPLRPEPVDLVEIAVAAADGFQAARSDHPFTLEVEPSSLPLVGDPMRLRQVLDNLLTNAAVHTDPGTPVTLRLRAEPGWAVAEIADGGPGISPENQAKVFDRFYRVDDSRTRGSGGTGLGLSVVHSLVTAHGGAVSLQSQPGATVFTVRLPLSAGQV, from the coding sequence ATGAAGCGATTGACGGCCGCGTGGCGGCGGCTGCGGCTGGGCACCCAGCTGGCGCTGGCCCTCGGCGCACTGGCGTTGGTGGTGTTCGGCCTGGTCGGCATCGTGACGACCTCGCTGCTGCATCAATACCTGGACAACCGGCTCAGCGACCAGTTGTCCACCACGCTGGCCCAGTTCAAGGCGTCCAAAGGCTCGATCGGGCTGCCGCAGCCGGGCAAGATCGGCCACACCTCCGAGCACGACCCGCCGATCGGCATCCGCGTGACGTTCGGGCCCGGCAGCAACGTCTTCCTCAGCGACAGCAACCCCGCTCATGCACCGGTGGACGACAAACAGGTGATCGCGCTGGCCGAGCGGGCGCTGGTCGCCGGTCCCGGCCCGCTGCACCCCGAGACCTACATCGTGGCCGGCGGCAGCAGGTACCGGTTCATGTCGGTGACGATTCCCGGTGTGGCCAAGCAGGTCGCCGTGGTCGGACTGTCCGAAGAGGACAGCGAGGCCACGATCCGCCGGATGATCATGGTCAACCTGGTCTGCTTCGGCCTCGCACTGATCGTGCTTGTCCTTGTCGGACAACAGGTTCTGCGGCGCGGGCTGCGGCCGCTGGCCGGCATGGCCGCCACCGCGCACACCGTCGCCTCCACCGACCTGACCGCCAACGCCGTCGACCTTTCGGTACGGGCCAAGGGCGAGGGCGGTGGCATCGAGGTCGAGGAGCTGCGGTCCGCGTTCAACGTGATGATCGATCACATCGAGCAGTCGCTGGTCGCCCGGTCGGCCGCCGAGCAGCGGCTGCGGCAGTTCGTCGCCGACGCCTCGCACGAGCTGCGCACCCCGCTCACGTCGATCCGGGGCTACGCCGACCTGTTCGCGTACGCCGCGGCCAACGAGCCCGCCGAGCGCGAGCGGCACCTCGGGCGGATGCGGGAGGAAGCCGGGCGGATGAGCCTGCTGCTCGACGACCTGTTGCTGCTGGCCCGCCTCGACGGCGCCGAAGCGCCGCTGCGGCCTGAGCCCGTCGACCTGGTCGAGATCGCCGTGGCCGCCGCCGACGGCTTCCAGGCCGCCCGGTCCGACCATCCGTTCACCTTGGAGGTCGAGCCGTCGTCGCTACCCCTGGTCGGCGATCCCATGCGGCTTCGGCAGGTGCTCGACAACCTGCTCACCAACGCCGCCGTGCACACCGATCCCGGCACTCCCGTGACACTGCGGCTGCGGGCCGAGCCCGGCTGGGCCGTCGCCGAGATCGCCGATGGCGGGCCCGGCATCAGTCCCGAGAACCAGGCCAAGGTGTTCGACCGCTTCTACCGCGTCGACGACTCCCGCACGCGGGGCAGCGGCGGGACCGGGCTCGGGTTGTCCGTCGTGCACTCGCTCGTCACCGCGCACGGTGGCGCCGTCTCCTTGCAGAGCCAGCCCGGCGCCACCGTGTTCACCGTGCGGTTGCCGCTGTCAGCCGGCCAGGTGTGA
- a CDS encoding response regulator transcription factor has translation MRADKAEAPVRLLVVDDEPHIADLVATVAKYEGWQARVANNGSAALTEAAAFNPDIVVLDLMLPDLDGFTVLDRLRSSGAMVPVVFLTAKDATADRVAGLTRGGDDYLVKPFAVEELMARLRAVLRRTTGPGWKRSVLAVEDLELDEDTREVRRGEQQVSLTPTEFELLRYLMRRSPAVLTKAQILDHVWDYDFGGRSNVVELVISHLRSKIDNGNEPLIHTIRGVGYVVRRAT, from the coding sequence GTGCGAGCTGACAAGGCGGAAGCCCCGGTCCGACTGCTGGTCGTCGACGACGAGCCCCACATCGCCGACCTGGTGGCCACGGTGGCGAAGTACGAGGGCTGGCAGGCCCGCGTCGCCAACAACGGCTCGGCGGCGCTGACCGAGGCGGCGGCGTTCAACCCGGACATCGTCGTGCTCGACCTCATGCTGCCCGACCTGGACGGCTTCACCGTGCTCGACCGGCTGCGGTCCAGCGGCGCGATGGTGCCGGTGGTGTTCCTGACCGCCAAGGACGCCACCGCCGACCGGGTCGCCGGCCTGACCCGCGGCGGCGACGACTACCTGGTCAAGCCGTTCGCGGTGGAGGAGCTGATGGCCCGGCTGCGGGCCGTGCTGCGCCGCACCACCGGTCCCGGCTGGAAGCGCTCGGTGCTGGCCGTCGAGGATCTCGAGCTGGACGAGGACACCCGCGAGGTACGCCGCGGCGAGCAGCAGGTGTCGCTCACGCCGACCGAGTTCGAGCTGCTGCGCTACCTGATGCGGCGGTCGCCGGCCGTGCTGACCAAGGCACAGATCCTCGACCACGTCTGGGACTACGACTTCGGCGGCCGGTCCAACGTGGTCGAGCTGGTCATCTCGCACCTGCGCAGCAAGATCGACAACGGCAACGAGCCGCTGATCCACACGATCCGCGGCGTCGGCTATGTGGTCCGCCGGGCCACGTGA
- a CDS encoding FAD:protein FMN transferase produces MRHVEQVMGMPVSVDVRDPVDVAPLYADLRRVDARFSPFRPDSEVSRYGRGEVAEVSAELAEVIDICRHYERISDGAFTATPPGRSFDPCGVVKGWAVQRAADALRRNGAQRFCLNAGGDVVAAGEPEPGRPWLVGIRHPEQADRMCAVLGVRDLAVATSATYERGEHILDGRTGRPARGLLSVTVVAGDLTTADCVATAAFAMGRAGAAWADTQPGCLVFAVDDDLAVHRSAALDPYLVADVV; encoded by the coding sequence ATGCGGCACGTCGAACAGGTGATGGGGATGCCGGTCTCGGTGGACGTCCGTGACCCGGTCGACGTCGCGCCGCTGTACGCCGACCTGCGGCGGGTGGATGCCCGGTTCAGCCCGTTCCGGCCGGACAGCGAGGTCAGCCGCTACGGCCGGGGCGAGGTTGCCGAGGTGTCGGCCGAACTGGCCGAGGTGATCGACATCTGCCGGCACTACGAGCGCATCAGCGACGGTGCGTTCACTGCCACCCCGCCCGGCCGTTCCTTCGACCCGTGCGGCGTGGTGAAGGGCTGGGCCGTGCAGCGTGCCGCCGACGCGCTCCGCCGCAACGGCGCCCAACGGTTCTGCCTCAACGCCGGCGGCGACGTCGTGGCCGCCGGGGAGCCGGAGCCGGGACGGCCCTGGCTGGTCGGCATCCGTCATCCCGAGCAGGCCGACCGCATGTGTGCCGTGCTCGGCGTTCGCGACCTGGCCGTGGCCACCTCGGCGACGTACGAACGGGGCGAGCACATTCTCGACGGCCGCACCGGCCGGCCGGCCCGCGGCCTGCTCAGCGTCACGGTCGTGGCCGGCGACCTGACCACCGCCGACTGTGTTGCCACGGCCGCGTTTGCCATGGGTCGCGCCGGCGCCGCCTGGGCCGACACCCAACCGGGCTGCCTCGTCTTCGCCGTCGACGACGATCTCGCCGTCCACCGATCCGCCGCCCTCGACCCCTACCTCGTTGCCGACGTGGTCTGA
- a CDS encoding TetR/AcrR family transcriptional regulator C-terminal domain-containing protein — MKLSRDAVVRAALELLDEVGLDDLTLRGVAERLDVQAPALYWHVRNRQDLIDQMAAAMIRDGIGGLAPDGAWMDQLGDIARAYRQTLLSHRDGARVLAESCTADPAVNRLGELALRMLTSAGFTTQDAMRALVALISYVSGFVADEQSSRPRYEEPDPVLFPLLTAAGTGNHTPESFKYGLELLLSGLRLARLSV; from the coding sequence GTGAAACTCAGCCGGGATGCCGTCGTGCGGGCCGCACTGGAGCTGCTCGACGAGGTCGGGCTGGACGATCTCACGCTGCGCGGCGTGGCCGAGCGGCTGGACGTGCAGGCGCCCGCGCTCTACTGGCATGTCCGCAACCGTCAGGACCTGATCGATCAGATGGCCGCCGCGATGATCCGGGACGGCATCGGCGGCCTCGCGCCCGACGGCGCGTGGATGGACCAGCTCGGCGACATCGCCCGGGCCTACCGGCAGACCCTGCTGTCCCATCGGGACGGTGCCCGGGTGCTGGCCGAGTCGTGCACCGCCGACCCCGCCGTCAACCGGCTCGGCGAGCTCGCCCTGCGCATGCTGACCTCCGCCGGTTTCACCACCCAGGACGCCATGCGCGCCCTCGTCGCCCTGATCAGCTACGTCTCCGGCTTCGTGGCCGACGAGCAGTCCTCCCGGCCTCGCTACGAGGAGCCGGACCCGGTGTTGTTCCCCCTGCTCACCGCAGCCGGCACTGGAAACCACACGCCCGAGAGCTTCAAATACGGCCTCGAACTCCTGCTCAGCGGCCTCCGCCTGGCCCGCCTCTCGGTCTGA
- a CDS encoding ATP-binding protein, with translation MGRGQRVHSAHPAVRRGGVLIRLLGRPEILGVDGPLPVDSAEACTLLTRIALHPNEIVLTEHTEAADELRVLLDKADPGGDTELITERFGYRLRIDPERIDVHDPTAISAADLALLPDGLRRDLVGRQMTELHRQGRRAEALAVYERIQAGRRDQPLDPVLRALYDRILYDDPSLLPPEPSSVEIAGVVAPAQLPPAPTGFTGRHEELSSLDRLLQEDTSTLGVVVGAAGTGKTALAVTWAGQVAREFPDGQLFVCLRGYDQNRPPAEPADVLRRFLIALGVAPQAVPVDLAERAALYRSLLAGRRVLVMLDDARDSEQVRPLLPGGRGPLTIVTSRRRLDGLVARDGAAYVPVGTLPGPQAVRLLDEVSDISWSQRDPVNASRIANLCGHLPLALRIVGARLAMAPNGTLARLADELADERHRLQVLDIEDDDDDMQVSVRRAFDVSYRTLPPEYASVFRLLGFFPGPNFGPHLVAAMSNGSVSAARTALRALSAAHLITETSQDWFTMHDLVRLHAREVAFSELTQAEAFAVGTRVLEFYCVVSDRARRLIRPPADSLAPSLCSLVATPRLETRAHALAWFERERGNLLSVLRGAHQGSFHTRVWQLARLQLDFLATHCPWEDWRTSHELGLAAAKAAGDRNGEALMHHGLGLLYGRLGEHERALAEHEACRRLAEGDGDLPVVALGSAHAASSLFHLSRHDEAMALSRQSLALYRLLGDRYRQAQPLSTLGELARLSGDYEASLAYNQQALRIYQQYDDSERQAWVRVHLGETNRAAGWLDHAEASFTEAVRLSRVSGTALREGYAVRGLGDVHLDRGDKLAARAVWEEALRTFGHIGAPWVASVRARLAKLLG, from the coding sequence ATGGGGCGGGGGCAGCGAGTGCACAGCGCGCATCCGGCAGTCCGTCGCGGCGGTGTTCTGATCCGCCTGCTCGGCCGGCCTGAGATCCTCGGGGTCGACGGTCCACTACCCGTCGACTCGGCCGAGGCCTGCACTCTTCTCACGAGAATCGCCTTGCACCCCAACGAGATCGTGCTGACCGAGCACACCGAGGCGGCCGACGAGCTGCGCGTGCTGCTGGACAAGGCCGATCCGGGCGGCGACACCGAGCTGATCACCGAGCGCTTCGGCTACCGGCTGCGCATCGACCCCGAGCGCATCGACGTGCACGACCCGACGGCCATCTCGGCCGCCGATCTCGCGCTGCTGCCGGACGGGCTGCGCCGCGACCTGGTCGGCCGGCAGATGACCGAGCTGCACCGGCAGGGCCGCCGCGCCGAGGCGCTGGCGGTCTACGAGCGCATCCAGGCCGGCCGCCGCGACCAGCCGCTGGACCCGGTGCTGCGGGCCCTCTACGACCGCATCCTGTACGACGACCCGTCGCTGCTGCCGCCGGAGCCGTCCAGTGTGGAGATCGCCGGTGTGGTCGCGCCGGCGCAGTTGCCGCCGGCGCCGACCGGTTTCACCGGTCGTCACGAGGAACTGTCCAGCCTGGACCGTTTGCTCCAGGAGGACACGTCCACGCTCGGCGTTGTCGTCGGCGCGGCCGGCACGGGCAAGACGGCGCTGGCGGTGACCTGGGCCGGCCAGGTGGCCCGGGAGTTCCCGGACGGCCAGTTGTTCGTGTGCCTGCGCGGTTACGACCAGAACCGTCCGCCGGCCGAGCCGGCGGACGTGCTGCGACGGTTCCTGATCGCGCTGGGCGTCGCCCCTCAGGCGGTGCCGGTCGATCTTGCTGAAAGGGCCGCGCTGTATCGGTCGCTGCTGGCCGGCCGGCGCGTGTTGGTGATGCTGGACGACGCCCGCGACTCGGAGCAGGTGCGTCCGTTGCTGCCCGGCGGGCGGGGTCCGCTGACGATCGTGACGAGCCGTCGCCGGCTGGACGGTCTGGTCGCGCGGGACGGCGCCGCCTACGTGCCGGTGGGCACTTTGCCGGGCCCGCAGGCGGTGCGGCTGCTCGACGAGGTGTCGGACATCAGCTGGTCGCAGCGCGATCCCGTGAATGCGTCACGAATTGCAAACCTTTGTGGTCACCTTCCGCTGGCGCTGCGCATCGTGGGCGCACGGCTGGCCATGGCCCCCAACGGGACGCTGGCCCGGCTGGCCGACGAGCTGGCCGACGAACGGCACCGGCTCCAGGTGCTGGACATCGAGGATGACGACGACGACATGCAGGTGAGCGTGCGGCGGGCGTTCGACGTCTCCTACCGCACGCTGCCGCCGGAGTACGCGTCCGTGTTCCGGCTGCTGGGTTTCTTCCCCGGCCCCAACTTCGGCCCGCACCTGGTCGCCGCCATGAGCAACGGCTCGGTCAGCGCCGCCCGCACGGCACTGCGCGCGCTCAGCGCCGCGCACCTCATCACCGAGACCAGCCAAGACTGGTTCACCATGCACGACCTCGTGCGATTGCACGCCCGTGAAGTCGCGTTCTCCGAGCTCACGCAGGCCGAGGCGTTCGCCGTGGGCACGCGCGTGCTCGAGTTCTACTGCGTGGTCTCGGACCGGGCCCGGCGGCTGATCCGCCCGCCGGCCGACTCGCTGGCCCCGTCGCTGTGCTCGCTCGTGGCCACGCCGCGGCTGGAGACCCGGGCCCACGCGCTGGCGTGGTTTGAGCGGGAGCGCGGCAACCTGCTGTCCGTGCTGCGTGGCGCGCACCAGGGCTCCTTCCACACGCGCGTGTGGCAGCTGGCCCGCCTACAGCTGGACTTCCTGGCCACGCACTGCCCGTGGGAGGACTGGCGCACCAGCCACGAGCTGGGGTTGGCCGCCGCCAAGGCGGCCGGCGACCGCAACGGCGAGGCGCTCATGCACCACGGCCTTGGCCTGCTCTACGGGCGGTTGGGCGAGCACGAGCGCGCACTGGCCGAGCACGAGGCGTGCCGACGACTGGCCGAGGGCGACGGCGACCTGCCGGTGGTGGCGCTCGGGTCGGCCCACGCGGCGTCGTCGCTGTTCCACTTGAGCCGGCACGACGAGGCGATGGCGCTGTCGCGGCAGTCGCTCGCGCTGTACCGACTGCTCGGCGACCGCTACCGGCAGGCGCAGCCGCTCAGCACGCTCGGCGAGCTGGCCCGGTTGAGCGGGGACTACGAGGCATCACTGGCCTACAACCAGCAGGCGCTGCGCATCTACCAGCAGTACGACGACTCCGAGCGGCAGGCGTGGGTGCGCGTGCACCTGGGCGAGACCAACCGGGCGGCGGGCTGGCTGGACCACGCGGAGGCGAGCTTCACCGAGGCTGTGCGCCTGTCACGGGTCAGCGGCACCGCGCTGCGTGAGGGTTACGCCGTGCGCGGTCTGGGCGATGTCCATCTGGACCGCGGCGACAAGCTCGCGGCCCGTGCGGTGTGGGAAGAGGCACTGCGCACGTTCGGCCACATCGGCGCGCCGTGGGTGGCCAGCGTGCGGGCGCGACTGGCGAAATTGCTCGGCTGA
- a CDS encoding AfsR/SARP family transcriptional regulator: MMLPSTTVERAGAMLEFGVLGPVQLLVDGRPAALGGSGVRSLLALLVLDANQVVSFDRIVDALWGDEPPETARTIVHGYVSKLRRVLAKAGGAASIRTQPPGYVLQVQPELVDLHRAKRLIGDAGGRPAAERSELLGQALDLWRGPVLAGAQLQKIGQPDIDELRLVAVEERVAADLELGRHAEVIGELRRLVDDHPFRERLLSLLMLAQYRSARRIDALVSYRRFHRYATEELGIDPGPELRQLHEQVLRDDPALRLPTPTRPGRQVYGPVIPAQLPAATSAFAGRDVELAWLDGIQHGGGIEGAITVAGVVGPAGIGKTALALTWAHRNADAFPDGQLFAALRGFDPGHEPTSPAEVLTQFLLALGVPSEAIPLDLNERAGLYRSLLAERRVLVLLDDARDSEQVRPLLPAGSGSLVVVTSRRRLDGLVARGGARLLALTTLSSEASVRLLDFSTGHQRRSAEIDSLRRLAALCGHLPLALRIAAARLAASPQWTVDDLVSELADEHHRLRALDLEDADTSVRGAFDVSYRTLHPDLAETFRAIGVHEGSSVSPHVVAALTGVDLVTARRRLRELASAHLLAETRADRYTLHDLIRLHAREVAAAELDDRQRAQAAEKLVNFYLLVADRAHRLVRPPRDAHVPTVTGEIVEIPMLASAEQALRWFDAEWPNLVAAVRLGATAGLHSHTWQLALCLRTYMYLRGLTSDWAAVFELGLRAARAAGDRDGESRMLRGLGNAAELVGEYDLALERYQEAHAIAVQLDDPALIALAGDNLGGILTERGRYDEAETYLRAALDLYRRNGDCQGEAIAVNNLGVLAQDRGEDETAFDHYVRAFQLHRDGGNHEDGARTLANLCWVSRQLGRYGEAEGYARDGLRVAQTYGMAYVEAMLHHQLGVLHLEQGRGQAARLELNLALAVYRRMRSPYAEAVETALAGLADV; this comes from the coding sequence ATGATGCTGCCGTCCACGACCGTCGAGCGAGCAGGTGCCATGCTCGAGTTCGGCGTGCTCGGTCCGGTACAGCTGCTGGTCGACGGGCGCCCGGCCGCGCTCGGGGGATCCGGTGTGCGCAGCCTGCTCGCGTTGCTGGTGCTCGACGCCAACCAGGTGGTGTCCTTCGACCGTATCGTCGATGCGCTCTGGGGTGACGAGCCGCCGGAGACAGCTCGCACGATCGTGCACGGTTATGTCTCGAAGCTCCGGCGCGTCCTGGCCAAGGCCGGCGGCGCCGCGTCCATTCGCACCCAGCCGCCCGGTTACGTGCTCCAGGTGCAGCCCGAGCTGGTCGACCTGCACCGGGCCAAGCGGCTGATCGGCGACGCCGGTGGCCGGCCGGCGGCCGAGCGGTCCGAGCTGCTCGGGCAGGCGCTCGACCTGTGGCGGGGTCCGGTGCTGGCCGGCGCGCAGCTGCAGAAGATCGGCCAGCCCGACATCGACGAGCTGCGGCTGGTCGCCGTGGAAGAGCGGGTCGCGGCCGACCTCGAGCTGGGCCGGCACGCCGAGGTGATCGGCGAGCTGCGCCGGCTGGTCGACGATCATCCGTTCCGGGAACGGCTGCTCAGCCTGCTGATGCTGGCCCAGTACCGGTCGGCGCGGCGGATCGACGCGCTGGTCTCGTACCGGCGGTTCCACCGCTACGCCACCGAGGAGCTGGGCATCGATCCCGGCCCCGAGCTGCGCCAGCTGCACGAGCAGGTGCTGCGGGACGATCCGGCGCTGCGGCTGCCGACGCCGACACGGCCCGGCCGGCAGGTCTACGGCCCGGTCATCCCGGCCCAGTTGCCCGCCGCGACCAGCGCGTTCGCCGGCCGTGACGTGGAGCTGGCCTGGCTCGACGGCATCCAGCACGGTGGCGGTATCGAAGGTGCCATCACCGTGGCCGGTGTGGTCGGCCCGGCCGGTATCGGCAAGACCGCGCTGGCCCTGACCTGGGCTCACCGCAACGCCGATGCCTTCCCCGACGGCCAGTTGTTCGCCGCGCTGAGGGGTTTCGACCCCGGCCATGAACCCACCTCGCCGGCCGAGGTGCTGACCCAGTTCCTGCTGGCCCTCGGCGTGCCGTCGGAGGCGATTCCGCTCGACCTCAACGAGCGTGCCGGCCTGTACAGATCACTGTTGGCCGAGCGTCGCGTGCTGGTGCTGCTGGACGACGCCCGTGACTCTGAGCAGGTGCGGCCGCTGCTGCCGGCCGGCTCCGGTTCGCTGGTCGTGGTCACCAGCCGTCGCCGTCTGGACGGCCTTGTGGCCCGGGGCGGCGCACGTCTGTTGGCGTTGACAACGCTGTCCAGCGAGGCATCGGTGCGGCTGCTGGACTTCTCCACGGGGCATCAGCGGCGTAGCGCCGAGATCGACTCGCTGCGGCGGCTGGCCGCGCTGTGCGGGCATCTGCCGCTGGCCCTGCGCATCGCCGCCGCCCGACTGGCCGCGAGTCCACAGTGGACGGTTGACGACCTGGTCAGCGAGCTGGCCGATGAGCACCACCGGCTGCGCGCCCTCGACCTGGAGGACGCCGACACCAGCGTGCGCGGGGCGTTCGACGTGTCGTACCGGACGCTGCATCCCGACCTGGCTGAGACGTTCCGGGCGATCGGCGTGCACGAGGGCAGTTCGGTGTCGCCGCACGTGGTCGCCGCGCTGACCGGGGTGGACCTGGTGACCGCGCGGCGCCGGCTGCGTGAGCTGGCCAGCGCGCACCTGCTGGCCGAGACCCGGGCCGACCGCTACACACTGCACGACCTGATCCGGCTGCACGCCCGTGAGGTCGCGGCGGCCGAGCTCGACGACCGGCAGCGCGCGCAGGCGGCTGAGAAACTGGTGAACTTCTACCTGCTCGTGGCCGACCGGGCGCACCGTCTGGTCCGCCCGCCGCGCGACGCCCACGTGCCGACCGTGACCGGTGAGATCGTCGAGATCCCCATGCTGGCTTCGGCCGAGCAGGCGCTGCGCTGGTTCGACGCGGAGTGGCCCAACCTGGTCGCCGCCGTGCGACTGGGCGCGACCGCCGGCCTGCATTCACACACATGGCAGCTCGCGCTGTGCCTGCGCACGTACATGTACCTGCGCGGGCTGACGTCTGACTGGGCCGCGGTGTTCGAGCTGGGGCTGCGCGCCGCGCGGGCGGCCGGCGACCGTGACGGCGAGTCCCGCATGCTGCGCGGCCTGGGCAACGCCGCAGAGCTCGTCGGTGAATACGACCTCGCGCTGGAGCGCTACCAGGAGGCGCACGCCATCGCCGTGCAGCTGGACGACCCGGCGCTGATCGCGCTGGCCGGCGACAACCTGGGCGGCATCCTCACCGAGCGCGGCCGCTACGACGAGGCCGAGACGTACCTGCGCGCGGCGCTGGACCTGTACCGCCGCAACGGCGACTGCCAAGGCGAGGCGATCGCCGTGAACAACCTCGGTGTGCTGGCCCAGGACCGTGGCGAGGACGAGACGGCGTTCGACCACTACGTGCGCGCGTTCCAGCTGCACCGGGACGGCGGCAACCACGAGGACGGCGCCCGCACGCTGGCCAACCTGTGCTGGGTCAGCCGGCAGCTGGGCCGCTACGGCGAGGCCGAGGGCTACGCCCGTGACGGCCTGCGAGTGGCCCAGACCTATGGCATGGCCTACGTCGAGGCGATGCTGCACCACCAGCTCGGCGTGCTGCATCTGGAGCAGGGTCGCGGGCAGGCCGCGCGCCTCGAACTCAACCTCGCACTGGCCGTCTACCGGCGCATGCGCTCCCCGTACGCGGAGGCCGTCGAGACCGCACTGGCTGGTTTAGCCGACGTTTAG
- a CDS encoding SGNH/GDSL hydrolase family protein, producing the protein MGDSFTEGLEDLGPDGQVYRGWADRLAELLAAGTPEFRYANLAVRSRKMLEILTDQIPLAAAMKADLVTLCAGTNDILRPGSDPDRIAELFDDATSQLAAAGSHVVIFTGMDTKGTPVLGRLRGKIATYNGHLRAIADKHNATVVDLWPLEMLRDSRAWAADRLHPSPEGHRRLALLVADRLGIEAESWNDPWPPVTPVKGFARRQEDLRWAKDFFMPWIGRRLRRVHSGDGLTAKRPELGPFV; encoded by the coding sequence GTGGGCGACAGCTTCACCGAGGGGCTGGAGGACCTGGGCCCGGACGGTCAGGTCTACCGGGGTTGGGCCGACCGGCTGGCCGAGCTGCTCGCGGCGGGCACGCCGGAGTTCCGGTATGCCAACCTGGCCGTGCGCAGCCGCAAGATGCTGGAGATCCTGACCGACCAGATCCCGTTGGCCGCGGCGATGAAGGCCGACCTGGTGACGCTGTGCGCCGGCACCAACGACATCCTCCGCCCGGGCAGCGACCCGGACCGGATCGCGGAGCTGTTCGACGACGCGACCAGCCAGCTGGCCGCGGCCGGCAGCCACGTGGTGATCTTCACGGGGATGGACACCAAGGGCACCCCGGTGCTGGGCCGGTTACGCGGCAAGATCGCCACCTACAACGGGCACCTGCGGGCGATCGCCGACAAGCACAACGCGACCGTGGTCGACCTGTGGCCGCTGGAGATGCTGCGCGATTCGCGGGCCTGGGCGGCCGACCGGCTGCACCCGTCGCCCGAGGGTCACCGCCGGCTGGCGCTGCTGGTCGCGGACCGGCTGGGCATCGAGGCCGAGTCGTGGAACGACCCGTGGCCGCCGGTCACGCCGGTCAAGGGTTTCGCCCGGCGGCAGGAAGATCTGCGCTGGGCCAAGGATTTCTTCATGCCGTGGATCGGACGGCGGCTGCGTCGCGTGCACTCCGGCGACGGTCTGACGGCCAAGCGGCCGGAGCTGGGGCCATTCGTCTAG
- a CDS encoding DUF3558 family protein translates to MSARVLPLVAGLFLLTACTSGGNAPTVTGSPGVSGISAERPASLDGIDPCSLIDDRGRGALGITTTPHNGVNVSASSSCGWLLPDGYYATIGLFTQVGLDDLALPAGATATSIGGRSGRKVVKTADPGCSIYLAATAHSSVQIDVDQGKDPETSCYDALKVAFVADPRLPAAP, encoded by the coding sequence ATGTCCGCACGCGTGCTCCCGCTGGTCGCCGGCCTGTTCCTGCTCACGGCCTGCACGTCAGGAGGCAACGCGCCGACCGTGACCGGCAGTCCCGGCGTGTCCGGGATCTCAGCCGAGCGTCCGGCCTCGCTGGACGGCATCGACCCGTGCTCGCTGATCGACGACCGCGGGCGCGGGGCGCTCGGCATCACCACCACGCCACACAATGGGGTGAATGTGTCGGCCTCCAGCTCGTGCGGCTGGCTGCTGCCCGACGGCTACTACGCCACGATCGGCCTGTTCACCCAGGTCGGCCTGGATGACCTGGCCCTTCCCGCCGGCGCCACGGCCACCTCGATCGGCGGACGGTCCGGCAGGAAGGTCGTGAAGACCGCCGATCCGGGCTGCTCGATCTACCTGGCGGCGACCGCGCATTCCAGCGTCCAGATCGACGTCGACCAGGGCAAAGACCCGGAGACCTCCTGCTACGACGCGCTCAAGGTGGCCTTCGTGGCCGACCCTCGGCTGCCGGCCGCGCCGTGA
- a CDS encoding DUF3558 family protein has product MVTAGVALVAAGCGGAAGGTAAPATDTGSATTTTSAAPTKPNFDPCAVLPADGLAKLGITGQAKIDPDSGACEWIGPFDVSTHVLPYPLGQRPKKDNPVITQLTVGSRKAELRRSNSAGWCSVDLALGAAQSFDIAVVALDSKGMETACSSVQDMATAAEPKLPTS; this is encoded by the coding sequence GTGGTCACGGCCGGTGTCGCGTTGGTGGCTGCCGGCTGTGGCGGAGCCGCGGGCGGCACTGCCGCGCCGGCGACCGACACCGGCTCGGCCACCACGACCACATCAGCCGCGCCGACCAAGCCGAACTTCGATCCGTGCGCGGTGCTGCCGGCCGACGGTCTGGCCAAGCTGGGCATCACTGGGCAAGCAAAGATCGACCCGGACTCCGGCGCCTGCGAGTGGATTGGGCCCTTCGACGTCAGCACGCATGTCCTGCCGTATCCGCTCGGGCAGCGACCGAAGAAGGACAATCCGGTCATCACGCAGCTCACTGTCGGCAGCCGCAAGGCGGAGCTCAGGCGGTCGAACAGCGCAGGCTGGTGCAGCGTGGACTTGGCGCTGGGAGCGGCGCAGAGCTTCGACATCGCAGTGGTTGCGCTCGACTCGAAGGGGATGGAGACCGCGTGCTCGTCCGTCCAGGACATGGCCACCGCGGCCGAACCCAAGCTGCCGACATCATGA